The DNA region TGTTCTGCAAAAATATCTGTCTTTGGTAAAGTTCTTGGAATATCTAAGTAGCCCActtcatcattgaattcatcttcGTTAAACTCCTCATCTTCATAATCTAACTCTTCATCcacatttgaaatatcatcTTCGTTTGTGGTATATATCCTTTTTACCGAAGAAGTTCTAGATATCTCCTCCATTTAAAAGTCGTTGGAGGATCTTCATTTGACCTTCCAATACGTCAATTCTTAAATATCGATTTTCAGATATTGAAAGCATATTAAATAGTGAATATCAATTTcgcaaaaaaaaaataacataAAAAAAACTAGGATATACGTAAGTTAATCTTTTGCAACTAAATCAGCGTCACTATTAAAAATCTCCAGCTATTCAGGTTCATCGTTGCCGCTTTCTTCCCAATTTATTTGTGTTTTACAATAACATATTTTGTTAGTGTTTTTAAAACTTTTTTGCATGTGTGAAAGATATAAGGTTTGCCAAGTAACTCTAAATCGAAATCTGttaaatgaaagaaaaggagCCCTGGAAGCGATTGCTATGGATTAGACAGGACTATCCAGATAATTATACAGATCCCAACTTCCTATTATATGCGGAAAAGcttaaagaaaaatctaaAAGGCCACCAGATTTTGATTATGATTATTCACAAATACGAGCAGATTTTTTAGAACTTTATCATATGGTACTGAATACATGCTTCATTTATATCACATTCACGTATATCAACTACTACGAGTACAATCCAATTCCAGTCACATGCATTGTGACATTTTTTGTAATACTAATTTCCAATCACAAATCTGAGGAATTGGCATCTTTgttaaatttcaaatcgtCAATGATAATGGCATTTACAATATTAACCTTATCACCGGTGTTGAAATCACTTTCCAAGACTACGGCATCTGATTCCATTTGGACGTTGTCCTTCTGTTTGAACATGTTCTATATATACAGTTTATCCTCATCTCCGTCATCAGTTATGGACGGCAGGGGGGAATTGATACAGAATGAAAAACagtcaaatttatcaacaaatattttgttagCAAATGCTGCTGTGCTGGCCTCTAGATTGATCTCTACAACACAAGTCTTTTGTTTCCTATTGATTTCTGTGCAAGTtaatataataataccGAATTTACTGAACATTTccaatttcaagatatcaTTATTGACCAATCTGATTGTGTACTCATCTATTACGATGAGACTTGGATATAAAGCTGcatttatctttttattAATCTCATTAGCATCGATTATCATCTTACCGAGACTATTCTACTACTGGCAAGTTCACTGTAAACGTAAGGATTACGAAGTGTTGAGTCTATGGGATACTAAAGTACCGATCCTAAACTAAATATAGAAACTATACAATACTTTATCTCCTTCGAGAAAATCTGGGGGAGAAGGactaaaagaaaaaacgCATAGCATACGTATATTTCACTTCTCATCTTTTAGAAACTGTTACGATTCCACATCTGGCTGCGACTGTTCTTTTTTCTGGCATGCAAAATTGCCATTTGTTCTACTTGAACAAGAATCCTCGTGTTTTCACGGAGCAAGTATATAAAACCTGGGGTCACGCTACTCCGAAGAAAGTTAGATTACgaaatggaagaagaagaagaagacacACACCATATCACAACACATTCCCACCGGATCAACTGAAATTCTGCATTTCTTATCAAATGTAGTCCTCCACATGTACTAATGATGAACAGTCTGGAAATCGTGAACTCGCTCTTCTGACTaaataaagaattaaattTCTGGCACTGGCTTACAAAGTTTGAGTGACCAAGAGCCCCGTTGCACAAAGACGCATAGAAATTACAGACACAAGTAAATGGCATGTACACTTGAAACAGTTAGTATACAACTTCCATAATTGCAAAGCCAGGAGGATCGAAGTGTATATATGATATTACAATTAATTCACCCAGACACCCAGCttccatttatttttcatctgCCTgccaaaataaaaatggcACATCTCGAAATTTCCCTCTATGGATTCCCAGGCAGGAAAGGCACAGCGGGATGCCACCAACCCACTCTGCCAAGTGTCACGGCGTGTCCGATACCAGGCACCAATTACTTACCTGCTTATGGCATACAACGGAGTAGTAACACTGTGTTGGGCGGAAGCCAAAGTAAGTGAAAGCATAAAATTGCATGCATCCCAATGTCAATATTCTGTTCACCATTTGTCCTTCTTGCACATATCATTATCACACCGCCATGGCTTATGTTCACTACTATTTCTCTCATTGcctccttcttctttcctATGCCAAGGAAACCAGGCGCGCTCTGACAACGCAAAATTGTCACTTGGCGAAAACAACatcaaaacaaaataaaaattggaatcccgtaaatttcaagaagttCAGAAGCCCATCATCTTCCACTGTTTTGATAGCATAGTGTCACTGACGTTAACGAGATTAACTTTAAACAGTCGGtgattgataatattccaTAGCAAGGCAGTACTCTAGCCATTCACACAGGGGAAAAACAAGAACTATTACCAATATAGCGTCTGTTGAGTCACGGTAATATTGCTCCGCAGAATTTCTATTGcattaaatcttcaaaacttAAAAAACGGTGTTTCTCTTTGCTATAtattaatgaataatattcaGTTAATTTATAACTATGATATGGTATGGTACATCctctatttttttccatttttttagtttACTCACAATTTGGGTTTTTGAAGGTGCCAAATTAACTGCTAAGAAGACACACATATTTTTTCGTAAGAAGTATATTCCATCCTTCAACTGGGTTTAACGTCCTCTTTTCAGATCAGATATTGTAAAGGAATATGAATTTTCTCAATTAATTCCATCTTTCCTTCctttttgaatattcaaattaaaaattgtaCTATTAGCAAATCATGAACATATTAGAACAATCAGCAAATCAATACTATTCGACAAGTCCCAACACAAACCAAAATATACCGGCTCGGTCAACCTCTGTACCATCGAATGTACCAAGAATCCAAAATTTGTCACCCTCATTTCCTccaaataataacaactcaacttcaatatcaattacTAACCAATTACAACTCTATTTATCACAGCAAGAAGAACAGTCTGTTAATAACAGTACCAATTTAAGCTCTAATTTTTATACAATAACACAATACATTCTACAAtcatatttcaaagttgaCGTGGAAAGTTTACCATCATTAAGATTGGTTGATTTAATCGTAGACCAAACGTATCCAGATTCCTTAACTTtgagaaaattgaatgatggCTCATCCTTTCAATCTTACGAATATTTTAACACCGTCTCTAGAGATCCTGATCTTTCTAGGTGTCCgatcttttcattagcCGTCTATTTTGTAATACGATGGAGCCATCCAAATCCTCCAATAACTCTGAACAATTATAACACTATAAGGCTCCTAGAACAAGATTTGATCTCTTTTGACCTGAACCCAGCCGTATACATACAAAACACTTTAAATGCCACGACAAACTCTTCAATTAAAGTACCGCGTTCTGGAAACTTTAACCCttcaaatgatttgatTAGCTCAGTGTTCCCATGGCTACCTTCTTTCCGCCAAGATGTGCTCTTACACGATAGGACAAATTATAATTTACATTCTTTAtgtgaattatttgaatttatgGGTAGAATTATCATTCAGgatttaaaatatttaaatgaaCACGCTCTATTATTACCGAATATTGTTAAATTTATTTGCCAATTTATTCCAGACCTGTTTCAACGTGATGAATTTAAAGGTGTTCAAGTAACTGATAAGATCGATAATAATGCAATCAATCCAATAACTAATAACATGAAGATAGCCAACGATACAAGTAATGTTAACCAAAATACTGGTAATGATAGCTATCCCTTTGCAGAGAAAGTCGAGTCACATTTTCTTgaactatcaaaaaaattgactaCTGAGAATATACGATTGAGCCAGCAAATCACTCAGTTGAAAGGTGATATGAATTCTTTAACTTCTGTTTGCAGTCAAATATTACAATTACAAAGACAATTGTTATCTGGTTCAATCCCCGACACCAGCTTACTCAACACTATTACGCATAGCAGAGAAAATGGAGAGACAGCTGGCCAACAGAATAAACCTGGGGGAATTATTATACTTGATAGAGATTCTTTTAATCCACAGTTTTTCAACAACCTCTTCCAGTCTAGTGACGGCTCACAGAAATCTCGCTCCCAAACTGCAtatacaaataaaaattctacTAATACTCCGACCCTAGCACCAATTACCCCATATCCAAACTTCAATAATCCTGTTTCACCAATAGTGGAACCACCACAACAACAGTCGCAATCTCGAGTAGTAGCTGACCTGATATCGCAAGAGGCAGCAAATATGAAGAGGTCATTATATCAGAACGTAGCtcagaaaagaaaactacCCACAGCGATTCCAGCGAATCCTACTGTCACAAGTCCATTTTCTCCACCTCCAGATATGTCGATTAACTGGCCATTTTCTAAACGTGCAAGGGTAGAAGATAAACCAACACCCTCTAAGACTGCCCTAAACTCTCTTTTATCAAGATCTATTCCTAGCCCAAAGTTGGGAATTCCAGTATTTAATTCAACAAATGTAAACAATTTTGAGTCCTCCCAAGGATTCTTCATAGATAGTCAGCCTGAAACAGAAATCAACGAACCTGGTACTAATACAGAATTTTCAGTGAATAATACGACCGATATTGATGCTTCGAAGGTTGACACTGTTAATAAACTCGCGGAACAGATTgatgttgatgaaaaagagaGATCAGATGGTGCCACTACCACTAATATGGAAATTGGAATTGACGAACCAAACCAAAATCAAACTTCAACGGTCCTCATCGAAGAAGGTGTAGGTCAACCTACTATAGAAACTGTAACTGAAGCGATCA from Kazachstania africana CBS 2517 chromosome 5, complete genome includes:
- the GPI2 gene encoding phosphatidylinositol N-acetylglucosaminyltransferase (similar to Saccharomyces cerevisiae GPI2 (YPL076W); ancestral locus Anc_8.545), whose amino-acid sequence is MKEKEPWKRLLWIRQDYPDNYTDPNFLLYAEKLKEKSKRPPDFDYDYSQIRADFLELYHMVLNTCFIYITFTYINYYEYNPIPVTCIVTFFVILISNHKSEELASLLNFKSSMIMAFTILTLSPVLKSLSKTTASDSIWTLSFCLNMFYIYSLSSSPSSVMDGRGELIQNEKQSNLSTNILLANAAVLASRLISTTQVFCFLLISVQVNIIIPNLLNISNFKISLLTNLIVYSSITMRLGYKAAFIFLLISLASIIILPRLFYYWQVHCKRKDYEVLSLWDTKVPILN
- the GCR1 gene encoding transcription regulator GCR1 (similar to Saccharomyces cerevisiae GCR1 (YPL075W); ancestral locus Anc_8.543): MNILEQSANQYYSTSPNTNQNIPARSTSVPSNVPRIQNLSPSFPPNNNNSTSISITNQLQLYLSQQEEQSVNNSTNLSSNFYTITQYILQSYFKVDVESLPSLRLVDLIVDQTYPDSLTLRKLNDGSSFQSYEYFNTVSRDPDLSRCPIFSLAVYFVIRWSHPNPPITLNNYNTIRLLEQDLISFDLNPAVYIQNTLNATTNSSIKVPRSGNFNPSNDLISSVFPWLPSFRQDVLLHDRTNYNLHSLCELFEFMGRIIIQDLKYLNEHALLLPNIVKFICQFIPDLFQRDEFKGVQVTDKIDNNAINPITNNMKIANDTSNVNQNTGNDSYPFAEKVESHFLELSKKLTTENIRLSQQITQLKGDMNSLTSVCSQILQLQRQLLSGSIPDTSLLNTITHSRENGETAGQQNKPGGIIILDRDSFNPQFFNNLFQSSDGSQKSRSQTAYTNKNSTNTPTLAPITPYPNFNNPVSPIVEPPQQQSQSRVVADLISQEAANMKRSLYQNVAQKRKLPTAIPANPTVTSPFSPPPDMSINWPFSKRARVEDKPTPSKTALNSLLSRSIPSPKLGIPVFNSTNVNNFESSQGFFIDSQPETEINEPGTNTEFSVNNTTDIDASKVDTVNKLAEQIDVDEKERSDGATTTNMEIGIDEPNQNQTSTVLIEEGVGQPTIETVTEAITSAEKSNNMESLLRATRMSEDTELPDANLTEESGRSGVNDTTSRDNKEAPSSGGDVGIITNPGNLSQIKMIDTIKTQQASKGTNHKSVDQTTDHKQGKKSEKRTDIFSKPNPNENIKYKLSRENKTIWDLYAEWYIGINGKPSIKKLIDMYGWRRWKVTEDSHFFPTRRIIMDYIETECDRGIKLGRFNKLGQPREDTRKIIVSDLEKFRINSGLTLNSLSLYFRRLTRHNKEICIFKDFKNWNVRIMPEEEKLKYCKRKHVPTRSSHSHTSSSSIINIDPERSAKISEIPLHKGPKPPLLLNGTRGKKMNMNTANKEQSSGTVPNIVSNVEGTAEKEPASTSTTLNSEPQQDPNNASSDSNEDNSNDDEPTTNENK